From the Naumovozyma dairenensis CBS 421 chromosome 10, complete genome genome, the window TGGTCGTTACTAGAAGTATGGGGGAAGTTGGTACTATAACTTGGGGTACTTGGTGGTAAAAGCCCAGTAGAATTACTGATACGTCCGCCTCTTTTCCTAAATTTAACCGCCAAATGTGACGGTAAAGGTGGCGAGGATGAATTGAAAGTCAAGTTAGCAGATGGTGTCCTAAATTTTGGATGCTTAACTTCGGAGGATAAAATGGacaattttcttttttgtaCTTTTGGTGATGCCAATATATGACCCTTTAAATGATTATACGTACCTTTGCTTTTATTCTCTATCTCGATTTGCTTATTGCGTTCCAATTTTAACATTGATCTCATTTTTTCAGTTGCAACCTTACTATTCGTACCAATTAAAGATCGGTTATTTTTTAACATTTTAGTACGTTTACCTATTTCAGTGAGcttatatttgaaattttgtGAGCAAAAAACCAGTCCCCTTTCTAACATTTTACATGGTGCATTATCTGTAACACGAACTAGGACTGATTCTTCAATGTTATTCCCGTAAATCTTCTTAATACGATCCAGTTTAAGATATTTGGATATTAAGTCATCCGCTAAAGGTGTTTCCGCAGATTCccaatataaaaataatatattgaaagaaatattattattccgTGATAACATAGCCAACAGTTTACTTAAATTTTCACCATCTTgcttcaatttcatctcTAAGTCAAAGATTTCTGAATTTGTTACTCCTGTATTAAATACCAACAAATGTATGTCCTTCAAATGCGAACATGTATTTGCGTTATTCATACTCTTGAAAGTTAGGGTAGCGTTCCCGTCTTGTAGGGTTACTTCAGAACCAGGATCTTTCATACCAAATTTACTCAACAACCAAGAATTTGGGACTGATGACCAGTCAGTGGCATACAAAATCGTATCTAGTTTAGCTTTTTTATTGTCCGGTAAATTTTTAACCAAGTGAGAAAGGAATATATCCCTTAAATTAAGTGTCTTCCACAGATCCTCATTTTTCTGCTGtctatttgaaaatttatttgtttcGTTTACCACTGGAGAAAATGTAATGTTTCCTGCTATACTAGGTGACCTTAAAAAGGAAGAATTTATTCTCGTGGAGGGAGTGTTAATGATATGTTTTGctcttttaaatatagGAACACCTAATTGTTTGCCCACTAAGGTGAgttcctttttctttttttctacCGCTTGTTCctcttttattttcttctttaatacCTCGTTCCATTTCGCAAAACTTGTACTTTTCAATCTCTGCTCTCTGTAAGTTTCTGCTTTAGAATCTAAATAAATCAGGAAAAGTCTTTCATGGAGAAATGCATGATAGAGATCTTCTGAAATGTTATCAACAATAGcctttttcttatttgtttcattaatgCATTTTTGTACTACAGTACCGACTAAGTTATGTACAACATTTTGAACTATTTCGCTTGTTAATGCTTTACATGCCTGTTCTTTGATTTCCTTTTGCttcatttccttttctaGTGCTCTTTGTTTTAATAACTTTgccttttcttcttgtttttgttgttggtttTGTTTAtaaatcttttcttcatcctcTTCTTTTAACGGCACAATTCTAGGTTCATTTCCTAATGGCACAACATTCAGGGCAGGAGCCCTTGACATATTGTTTGTTTCggttgttattattggttTACTAGTAGTACCTGTATCTAAATTGAAACTCGGTGGACTTTCtaaatttatatttccCAAAGTGGATGATTGAAGATTAGTAGATGGAACGGCTGATATTAAGAATTCATCTTTTCTCAGCGTTGATAAGCTATCTGATTTTTGGAATGGTTGAGAAGATGTTAGGAAAAAGTTCTCTTTAGGTGGCAATTGTGTAGGTACTGCTTTAGAAGTAGTGGGCGCCTCATTGGCTACAATTGGTGTTATGAAGGCTGATGTGATTTGGggaatattatcaatatttggTTTTCCAGAATTTATTAACTGAGAATATGTTACTCTATTAAGCTTTTTCTCAACACAGTCTAAGTAGCTTTGCTTCAATGGTTTCTTTTCAGGGATTTTATGTGAATGATGTGTTAACGATCTTAAGTCAAGTCCATTATCAACGACATTTATGGAATAGTAATCGCAAAATTCTAgtaattccttttcatcattgaaTACCAGAAGTTCTAGAAAATATGAGGTTGGAATTGGTTTATGTCTTTTATTCAGACATGGGGAGATTGCTTTCATAGCATAAAAACGCACTTCAGTCAAGTACATTTGtaaaaatgaattcatCAAGACAGGAACTTTATCAGATTTCATTAGTTGAAAAAATCTAGCGTATAGATTTAAACAATTCTCGGTCCTGATATAGCCTCTTTCAATGAAGTTGGAATTCGATATTATTCTTCTAAAACAAATGGCCAATTGAACGAGGTCATCTTGGAAAATATGATCTGGTAATTCTTggatatttttatcataCTGCGGATCTCTAACTTTACTTAGCAATGTATAAGCTCTAAATTCTGCTTCATTGGGACAAGTACCGCCACTATTTCTTACATCGTCATATATTTCTGACAAAgtaatta encodes:
- the SAC3 gene encoding Sac3p (similar to Saccharomyces cerevisiae SAC3 (YDR159W); ancestral locus Anc_8.340) gives rise to the protein MSSFGSGAPSSNFNFFVNPNNNEVNNYKNLAAKPDPTITNKKQNRSNFKSNGTKPTFKKSFKQKNAPIITNKSLNDNNNNNNPPTVTHKKFLMNQSSKEQDFIVGSLLPNPETFGFKRSHQQKRKPRELPRFLITQQPDLKPRPFIQDPWDRENQKKMSQLEESIDDVTELYETLKKMRETERKIMEDKGLVDKADFAKDLNDAIVFQGSCEDMCPIFERSRRTVERALFSYEKDYPTAKKASKTKALKVFARPAAAAAPPLPSDVRPPHVLVKSLDYIVDNLLTSLPESESFLWDRMRSIRQDFTYQNYCGPEAVDCNERIVRIHLLILHVMTKSTVEFSLQQELEQLHKSLITLSEIYDDVRNSGGTCPNEAEFRAYTLLSKVRDPQYDKNIQELPDHIFQDDLVQLAICFRRIISNSNFIERGYIRTENCLNLYARFFQLMKSDKVPVLMNSFLQMYLTEVRFYAMKAISPCLNKRHKPIPTSYFLELLVFNDEKELLEFCDYYSINVVDNGLDLRSLTHHSHKIPEKKPLKQSYLDCVEKKLNRVTYSQLINSGKPNIDNIPQITSAFITPIVANEAPTTSKAVPTQLPPKENFFLTSSQPFQKSDSLSTLRKDEFLISAVPSTNLQSSTLGNINLESPPSFNLDTGTTSKPIITTETNNMSRAPALNVVPLGNEPRIVPLKEEDEEKIYKQNQQQKQEEKAKLLKQRALEKEMKQKEIKEQACKALTSEIVQNVVHNLVGTVVQKCINETNKKKAIVDNISEDLYHAFLHERLFLIYLDSKAETYREQRLKSTSFAKWNEVLKKKIKEEQAVEKKKKELTLVGKQLGVPIFKRAKHIINTPSTRINSSFLRSPSIAGNITFSPVVNETNKFSNRQQKNEDLWKTLNLRDIFLSHLVKNLPDNKKAKLDTILYATDWSSVPNSWLLSKFGMKDPGSEVTLQDGNATLTFKSMNNANTCSHLKDIHLLVFNTGVTNSEIFDLEMKLKQDGENLSKLLAMLSRNNNISFNILFLYWESAETPLADDLISKYLKLDRIKKIYGNNIEESVLVRVTDNAPCKMLERGLVFCSQNFKYKLTEIGKRTKMLKNNRSLIGTNSKVATEKMRSMLKLERNKQIEIENKSKGTYNHLKGHILASPKVQKRKLSILSSEVKHPKFRTPSANLTFNSSSPPLPSHLAVKFRKRGGRISNSTGLLPPSTPSYSTNFPHTSSNDQHTPITRMITEHKAVSSISSRFTGVPEPNMFQTPINSIATPNNLAPPSKGENSPLPENLQELKSLIETVKKKINGQ